In the genome of bacterium HR17, the window TCCGTGATGGTTTGCAAGTGCTGGAAGGCTTGTTGAAGCCGTTGGCGCAAGAGGTTAGTGAAAAGCCCTTCGGGCAAAAGGCGTTTGAGCGGCACTCCAAGCAAACTGTCGCCAACCTTGAAACGGTGATCAAGGAAAGTCAAGGGTTGGTCAGCGGCAGCAGTTTCAATCCACAATGTCACTTTCGCCAAGTCAACAGCGAGCGGGTTTTTGTCCACGCCGTAAAGGCAATGGCTGGCGATAAGGAGTTTGCAAGCGGTAAGAGCCCGCCATTCATCTTGCCAAACGGCAGCGACGGGTCGGGGGATGGCTGCTACCGTAAGGGCTTCGCTTTCAGGCAAGTCAGGATTTTCATTCATTACTTGGGCAAATTGTTGGCGGTAAGCATCCAGCAATTTTTGGGCGAGGAAACGGCAAGCAGCGACAAGGAAGTGCCCACTTCCCATCGCAGGGTCAACAATTTTGAGACTTAAAATCTCCTCAGGCGCTGGCACCCTCCCAACGAGAGGTTGAAGGCTTTGGCGAACGAGAAAGTCCACAAGGGCAGGGTGGGTGAAGTAAGTCCCTGTTTGCTTTCGGCGAAAGCCTGCCCGGAAGTAGATGGTGCCTTTGGGTAAGCGGTTGAGGATGCGAACGGACTTTTGCAAGCGGTCAGCACGACGGGCAAGGGAAGCAAGGTAGGGGTCATCGCTCAGAGCATCGGGGTTGACACAAAGTCGACGTTGGAGCACTTCCTCTAACTGGGCTTTGGTGAGCACTTCTCTTTGCCCATTCACTTCCACCTCCCACATGGGTTCGGTGGCGATTACAGGCGAGTATTCCATCAGCGTTTCATAGACAGAACCGATGTGTTCAACGGCAAGATTGCGATAGGAAACCCTCCGCCATCCCTGTGGGGTCTGACGGTAAGCGAGGCGAATGAGGACTTCAGCAAGGGTCTTGTCACCAATGCGAAGGTTTTCAAGGAAGGGCATGCAAGTAGGGTCAAAGAGGTTGCCTTTGTAAGCGGGGATTTTGCCGTGCGGACCTAAATCGGCACCTTCCCAAAGGAGTTGAAAGAGAGCGCGAAGGGTTTGTTCCAAGAAAGTATCGTGGTCAGTTAAGAGGTTGCGACGGTCAAATGCCCATTTCACCCAACGCGTCAAGGAATAGCCATCGTGATAAACGGGCAAATCCAGCGGAAGCAAACTTTTTGCTTCGGCGTAAAGGACGAAAAGCAAGCGGTAAAGAAACCTCAAGCCTTCTTGATAAAGTTGTGAGATACTCTGCTCTAAATCGGGGCGATAGGCTTGGTTTTCGGGATGGTCAAGGAGGGCTTGAAGGAGCAACCGTAAGGCTTCTTGAATTTGTTTACCCAAATCCTCCCCGACTTTAAGGGCATGCATGCGGGCTTCTTCGATGGCTTTCCAAAGGAGTCGTCCCTTCAAGGCTTCATTGCGCAGAAATGCCCAAAGAAACTGCCATGCCTTTTCCCCATCAGGAAAACCTTCGGCAATTGCCGTTAGGTTCACCTCCACCCATGATCGCTGCCCACTTTCACAACGAAGAAGGCGAAGGGCAGTGCCGTTAAGTAGTATTCCGACGGTCATGCCTTCTGCCAGCAAAACCCTTTCCATGACTAGGGTTGGGGAAAAGCGGCGGTGATGCCCTTCAGGTGGGGCATCAAAGAGGGCATCAGGTGCAAGGCAACGGACGAACAAAACGGGTTCGTCACCATCCACACTGATGGGATAGCCGGCTTCTTCCTCGCCTTCATCAGTCTCCATACGCTTCCTCTCGCCCACTTTCCAACCAAAAAGTTCGGAAAGGGATGAAAGCAAATGACGGGCAGTGGCACGGGGTTGCTGGCGGTCAGCAAGGTTACGGAGGGCGAATTGAAGGCTTCGGCGAACATAGCCAAACTTCTTACGAGCCGTTTCGGCATCCAAATTCTGCCGCCAATTTCTGTCCTGCCAAAGCAACCCGTCGTCGGGCAAGAAGAAGTCATCAGGGAAGGCGGTGCCATGCGTCGTTATGGCTTGAGTTCGGGTCATGGCAGTTCACCCCACACCCACTCTTGACAATTGCTGATGAATCCGCTGCAAGCGGTTACGAAGACTGTTGTAAATTTCCCGAGCCAATTCAAAAGTCTCCCTTGCCCGGTCGTAAGCAAGGCCTGCTTTATTTTGTAGGTCCCTCATGCGTTCAACATCCTGCAAGGCACTTTGGATTTCTTCCAGCAATTCCTGTCGGTCTAAGGCAGCCGTTTGCCTAAGGTGGCGGTCAATGAGGCGAAGGCGAGCGACTTGATAAGCGAAGTTGAGGTTGCTTCCCATTTCATCCCAGACACAAACCATCTTGTTAGAATCATCCAAGATGGTGAAGGGGACATCGTAGGGGTTTTGGTCAAGGTTGGCGAACAGAAGGATGCCAATTTGTGCGTTGCGATTTTGCATAGCCCTGTCCAGATCTTGCTCCACCTGATTTCGATTGCGCTTTTCGTCTTTCACCTCCACAACGATAGCGCCGATTTCTGAGCCGTTAAAACGAACGCCGATTAACCAGTCACCAGGGCGTTGGTCCCGTCCGACATGGTCTAAACTGTCACCCGTAACCGCAGTGGCTCTCCGCAATAAATCACGGACAACTTCCCGTTCAAAGGCGAGCCCCCGTGTTATTGGGGCAAGGCGGTTAGCAATAATGTCAACGGAAGACCGGATTTGGTCAAGGGTTCTCTGCAAGCCTTCAACGGCTCTGGTAACCGCTTCGTTGATGCATTGAGTTGCTTCACCGTCTCGCCTGAAGTAATCACTGAGGGTATTGCGAACCTGCCAAAGGTAAGAGCGCTCGCGATTTGGGTCAAATTCGTTCCGCATGGTGTCTATCATTTCATGAATTGCCCTTAACCAACTGTTTGGATGGGTTGGATCTATACGGCATTCCATCTGTGCAAGTCGTTCTTGGATGCGCAAGGAGGCTTCATTGGCGGCTCGTTCAATCAATTGGATGGCGGGATCTATTTGCCGGCCGAATTGTTGTTGGAGGGTTTCCACGATGGCTTTTTGGCTTTGATCAAGTGCCTTTTGCACGGTTGCATCCACATCAGTGCGCCACTTGTCCAGCGCCTGTCGAAAAAGCATGGCTGTGCTGCCGACAAGGGCACTGTTTAACGCGGTGATGCCAACTTTTAAGGCTCTTTTCACCATCTCCAACCGCTGATTGTCCGCAATCCCCTTCAGCCATCTTATCGCTTCGGGGTCATCCAAGAAGAGATGCACCTCAACAAATGCGTCGTTCAAAATAATGCTTTCTCCCACAGCAAGCCCCCCTTTAGAGCATTGATCTTGGCACCCTCAACAAGATGCCGACTTCTTCCAAAGTTGGTGGCAACAAGGTTGCCCAACGCTGCCATTGTTCTCGCAGCGCCTCCGCTTGTTGACGGTGCTGGCGCAAACGACGCTGGATGGCGGGGGGTAATTTCGCCTCCATATCGCTAAAAAGGGGTCGTTGAGCGTATTGTTGCCAATACTCACCCAAAATTTCCCGCTCCATCGCTTCCCTCCACGCTTGCCATTCACCCAGCATCCGCTTAAGATGCTGTTCCCGCTCGTAAAGCAATTGGCGGCGGTAACCTTCGGCTCGCTGCCTTGCCTGTTCATATGCCCGCTGCCGACCATCCTTCCACCAGTCAGCAAATAACCGCTCCAGCGTGGCTATGTCCACATTCCCACCAGGTTTTGATAAAGCATCTGCCAAGCGTTGCCGGTCAGATTTCTCATCAGTGGATACTTTGTTTCTTGTGACCTGAACGGGTTCAAGGAGTGTGAGGATTGAACCTGCCTTATCGGGCAAAGTTACCAAGAAAGTCACAATCATTTCAGGTTCGTTAAGGTTAGGGACAACTTGGTAAGCAAGGCGGATTTCCTCCTGTTGTGGTTCAAAGCGAAGGCGATGGAACCATTGCAAAGCGGCTTTAACCAAAGGGTGATTGGGATGTAGGATGGCATCAGGAGAGATGGAAGGGTCATCTGGCGGATGTAAATAAAGATGCTCATATTGAGGTTGAATTTCTGGGTCCAATGCTAACCATTGGGTAGGGGTTTGCACAGAGACATGTCCGTCTTGTTCATACCACTGACCATTCACTAAAAGGACAGCACTTCGGAGAAACTCGTCCAAGTTGGGCACGAAAGGAGTTTCAGGTAAGGTGCGACGCAGCGCCATCAACAACCCTTCTTCTCCTTCGGCTAATGACTCTCTGGGGGCTTTCGCCTTCAAAAGTTCGTCCAAGGCACTATCGGCTTCGTCTATCGTTTTTTGGCTCATGAGCAACCTTTCTAAGTGTTCCTGTTGGAAACTGCCTAAAAGGTCAGTGACGGTGCCTTCAGCACGAAGTTTTCGGTCCAACTTTTCCAGCAACCTTGCTAAAACTTCATCTTCATAAGTGTTGGCAAGGTATAGGAAGGCAATAATTGGAGGCTTGGTTTGACCGTATCGGTCAATGCGCCCGTTACGCTGCTCCAATCGGTTGGGGTTCCAGGGCAATTCAAAATGGACGAGGTGATGACAAGTGTAGTGAAGGTTTAACCCTTCGCCGGCAATGTCTGTCGCCACCAAAATGAGCCCTTCTCCGAACAGGAAGCGATGAATGGCTTCCTTTTGGTCTCTTTCAGGGTCTTCACCTGTCGCCGTCACAACTTTGCCTTCGTAACCGTTGGCGGACAGGAACTTGGCGATGGCGTTCACCGTGTCCACATACTCGCTGAATACTAACACCTTCGTTTCAGGCTGCTTTTGGTGCAATTCCTGAAGCCATTGCAGCAACCTTAAAAGTTTCGGGTCAGGACTTTGCTGTTCCAGACGGATCAATTCATCCAGCAAATCTTTCACTTGTAACTGTTCTTCTTGTAATTGCACCAATTCCTTACGCAAGCGACGCATCGCCGAGAGGTAATTGAGATAGGCATCGTTCTCCAACTTGCGTTGCTCATCGGGTGTTAAAGGTTCTCCCCTCCTCCAGCGACGAAGCAATTCCCGATCGGCTTCCACCTCTTCCAATTGCTCGGTAATAACTTGCAAGCGCCTTTGAAGGGAATTCTTGAGGGCAGCTTGGGAAGAGGCAGCCCGCTTGCAAAGGATGGTGGCGACAAATTGAAAAGCGGAGCGATCTCTTTCGTCCCTGGCTTGCTCAGCAGCAGCCCAAATGGCCTGAGCATATGAGCGAACTTTGCCATAGAAAGCACTTGCAGCATCGGAAAGATGCACTGCCAAAGGCTGAACCGGTGCCCTCAAAATGAATTTTTGTGTTCCGTCAGGGTTTTTAATGTGGCTTTTCAGTCTACGGATATAGTGTCGACGGTATCTTTGAGGGTTTAAAGGTTGCCCGGAAGGAGCAAGGGTGGGATCAAGGAAACGGAGTAAAGTCGCCATGCTCTCGTCATAACCGTTATGAGGTGTAGCGGTCAAAAGCAACAAAGCGTCGCAGGCTTCTGACAAAAACCGTCCCAATCGCAGCAATTGCTTGTCGCTTTCGCCTGCCCCGGCAGGGGCAACATGGTGGGCTTCATCTACGATGATGACATCCCAATGCAACCCCTGCAGTTCCCGAAAGGCACCATCAGGACGTTTGAGGAAATCCATACTGGCAATGATACGAGGCTCATGCGCCCAAGGGTTAATTCCCGCTTCTAACTCCCGCCTTTTTTGGGCGAGGGTGTTACGGTCAAAGATGACGAAACGAAATCCAAACTTAACTTGCATCTCCCTCTGCCACTGATGCCTTAGGCTGGCGGGGCAAACGATGAGGACGCGGTTAGCACGACGACGGGCGTGAAGTTCCATCAAGATAAGCCCAGCCTCAATTGTCTTTCCTAAGCCCACATCGTCAGCGATAAGCAAGCGGGGTCGGGGCAAAGAAAGCGCCATATGCACAGGCACCAGTTGGTAGTCCTCCCGACGGATGGGTGCCAATTGTGAGGCAAGGAGGCTTTGACCTATACCCGAACTCTCTAAAAGCAAGGAATGATGGAAAAGACGAAAGAGGGCTAATCGCCCAGGGCGCTGCAGGGAAGGTTCAGGCACTTCTGCTGGTTCCACTTTTTCCAACGGAACGATGAGGGAGATGGAGAAGTTAGGTTCATCAAGGTCTTGCAATTTAATGAGATGGATGAAGTCATCTTCTACCCTGCCACCTTGTTGGCAATCCACAATTCGGAAGCGTCGCCCTCTTGCTTGCACTGTCATCCCAGCCATTAAACGCATTCCCGACACCCGCCCGTCATTATTGGCAATGTAACTCTGGGCACTGAATCCATCACGGCAACCCCAACACCAATCTTAGTCTTGCCTTCACTTCCCTTAGTCACAGTCACTCAAGCGTCCTAAACAGTGCCGAACTAACTTTGGATCAAGAGTGGCTAAAACGCTTTTAACAACTGAGGGAACATGCAGCCTTGCTTCCCGCCAATCTTGAAGGGTGTAGTATGTCGGTCCCTGATGGGCAGCCACATTGCTGGTCATCGCTGCCACGATAATGTCAGGTTCCGTAGAATGGTAGGTTTCCCCGCAGACAACCAAAGAGGGACGCACCTTCCTAGATGTCATGTCCGCAAAGGGAAAAGGCACCAACACCCCATCACCGCGTCTTAGCCCTTTTGCCTTTGCCATGTCTCTCCTCCCAATTGCCCCAAGCTTCGGCATCTACTGGGTTGTCCCAGATACGGTTAAAGGAAGCAGCAGATAACCCAGCAAATGCCCTTCGTTCTGAGGCTGTCCAATAAGGGACGATGCCAGCCCTTTTTGCCTCAATGTATCTTCGGGCTGCTTCCCTCAAAAACTCACTGCGGGTCCTGTTCTCCCTTTTAGCCTCCTTGTCTATCTCTTTGAGCAATTTTTCAGGCAGAGAGATGTTGATGACCTTTGTCGCCATTTCAAAAAGCCTCCTTACCTAAAATTTCAACAAAAATCATGGCTTTAGTTCCCTCCCCTGTCAACACTTTCTATTGACCCATCGGTTTGTTAGCCTTTTCTGTAAATAGCCCTTAGGTTTGGAACTTAGCAGAACCTTTGGTATACTAAAAGTAGCGAAACCGCAGCCTAAAGGAGGTGATAAGAGAGTGGGCTTGACGGTTCATTTTCGGCTTTCCCATCCTGACTCTTATGCCTCCCCCGATGACATTTTGGCTTTGATGGAGCGCCTTCGTTCTCAAATTGCCGATTGGGGAGTTGATGTTTCCCCCATCGTTCACCTTGTCTATCCCAACACAAACTACCAAACCTGCCCTGATGAAGGGCTTAGATGGTTCCTCATTCAAGCCCAATACTATCCCCAAAAGAAAGGCAGCTACCGTTCTTTCCCAAGGCAACTGATCGGCTTTACCGTTTTTCCTGACCCACCTTTTCACGGAAGCGAGCCCCTCAACTTCGCCTTTAGCTACTTATCCAAGATTGAGAGGCTGGAGATGGTGTGCTTTCTGCAAGACCCAATACGCTTCCAACTTCGGGATAGAAAACTTCCTCCGTGCCCACCTGACCGTCATTGCTGTCTTGGACTTAGCCAGACAGGAAGGCTTGAAGGTGAAGGTCTATGATGAAGGGAAGTTCTGGGAAAGCAGGGATGTGGAGAGGCTCTTGAAGGTTCTGGGCGAATACAACGCCATAACAGCTGCCTTTGTGGAGTTTCTACACTCTGCTATCCCTGAAGAAGTCAGCATAGAAGCGCCTATCCTTCTTCATCCCCAATTTCGCCTCTATGCCATTTTGGGGAGGGAGAAGGTGAAAAACCTTCAAGGGCTGGTGGATGTCCTGAAAACCCTCTCTTCCCTTCCCTACCCTACCAAGCCTAATCCTCCTTTTTGACCTTCCTTTTTGGTAAGGTTGCAACTATAACAGGAATTGAAAGGGGCAGGCAACTTTTCGTCACCTGCCCCTTTAAAGTTCGGGAGTGAGGAGTTTACCAGCGGGGACGAGACTTGCGGCGGAAAGCACTCCAGTTCGCTTGGTTGCCTCTCCGTCCGCAGCCTTTGCGTCGCTTTTGCCAGTCCCACTTGACCGTCCGGATGACACCGTCTCGTCTCACGACAACGGTCAGCCCGCGCAACCGATCTACCAAGCGAGGGTAACCTCGCTGTAGGAGAAATCGGTCCGTCAGGCAATAAACCAAATCGCCGTGATGGAAACGAGGCTCGGACTCAAGAGCCAAGCAGACAGCAGCAAGCGACACGCCGCGCTGCTGGCACCGAACCCAAGCATGCTGGGTGAACCGCAAGATGTTCCCGTTGATGGAAGCCTTGAAGATGAGTTCTCGGTCATCTTCCTCCACGAATGCTTCAGGACGGCGGAAGACTACCCCTTCGAACAAGAGGTTTTCTTCTATGGGTAATGCACCTCCCTTAGCATTGTGGAGCGGCTCCCAACCCCTCCACTCCCTTCTTTTCCTTTTTCAAAGTGCTACTTAAATAATGACACATTGACCTAAAATTTACAACCGTGACCCCTCTTTTCACCATCACAATGGTTTATAATTATTTGAAGCCTCTTTCCCCAACGCTGCCAAGACCAAAGGCGTC includes:
- the rapA_1 gene encoding RNA polymerase-associated protein RapA → MRLMAGMTVQARGRRFRIVDCQQGGRVEDDFIHLIKLQDLDEPNFSISLIVPLEKVEPAEVPEPSLQRPGRLALFRLFHHSLLLESSGIGQSLLASQLAPIRREDYQLVPVHMALSLPRPRLLIADDVGLGKTIEAGLILMELHARRRANRVLIVCPASLRHQWQREMQVKFGFRFVIFDRNTLAQKRRELEAGINPWAHEPRIIASMDFLKRPDGAFRELQGLHWDVIIVDEAHHVAPAGAGESDKQLLRLGRFLSEACDALLLLTATPHNGYDESMATLLRFLDPTLAPSGQPLNPQRYRRHYIRRLKSHIKNPDGTQKFILRAPVQPLAVHLSDAASAFYGKVRSYAQAIWAAAEQARDERDRSAFQFVATILCKRAASSQAALKNSLQRRLQVITEQLEEVEADRELLRRWRRGEPLTPDEQRKLENDAYLNYLSAMRRLRKELVQLQEEQLQVKDLLDELIRLEQQSPDPKLLRLLQWLQELHQKQPETKVLVFSEYVDTVNAIAKFLSANGYEGKVVTATGEDPERDQKEAIHRFLFGEGLILVATDIAGEGLNLHYTCHHLVHFELPWNPNRLEQRNGRIDRYGQTKPPIIAFLYLANTYEDEVLARLLEKLDRKLRAEGTVTDLLGSFQQEHLERLLMSQKTIDEADSALDELLKAKAPRESLAEGEEGLLMALRRTLPETPFVPNLDEFLRSAVLLVNGQWYEQDGHVSVQTPTQWLALDPEIQPQYEHLYLHPPDDPSISPDAILHPNHPLVKAALQWFHRLRFEPQQEEIRLAYQVVPNLNEPEMIVTFLVTLPDKAGSILTLLEPVQVTRNKVSTDEKSDRQRLADALSKPGGNVDIATLERLFADWWKDGRQRAYEQARQRAEGYRRQLLYEREQHLKRMLGEWQAWREAMEREILGEYWQQYAQRPLFSDMEAKLPPAIQRRLRQHRQQAEALREQWQRWATLLPPTLEEVGILLRVPRSML
- the nikR gene encoding Putative nickel-responsive regulator, translating into MATKVINISLPEKLLKEIDKEAKRENRTRSEFLREAARRYIEAKRAGIVPYWTASERRAFAGLSAASFNRIWDNPVDAEAWGNWEERHGKGKRAKTR